One Primulina eburnea isolate SZY01 chromosome 4, ASM2296580v1, whole genome shotgun sequence genomic window, AGCATTCTGTGTCATGCAACAGTTTAATTTTTGCAGGGTTGCACTAAAGATTTATATGGTTGAGCCATAACTCCCTTCAAGCGGATCCCATTCCATTGTTGCTGATCCATGCACAAGCTATCCATCTAACATAAATAACATCTCCAAAATCATGTTCCCACTAATGCGGAGAAGTTTGCTACACAAAAGACCAAAAAATTCAGGAGGCCAGACTTCCAATAGCCTTATAATGGAATATCCTCGTTTTCAAAGCTACGAGTATTCCATAAGTGTCATTCAGATATACGACTCCTTCCAAGTTTTGGAGTATATAACACCTTAAGAAGTATACAACTTCGTGATAAGAAAAAGTTTGGAGTGAGGAAAAAGTCGGTTAAAGTGTTAAACCAAATTGACTGACCAAACCAAATTATcggtttaaattttttaaagataTTGGTTAAATTGATTGGATTTTAGTTATTGATACAAAAAATCGGGTAAACTGATTTAaactaattattttaaataatattgaatTGCTATACAGGCTTTAATTGCGTTGGGTTGTTGGTTTTCTTTGATAAATTACTGATCTATTCTCGTTCTTTTGCTCAGTAAGGAAGAAAGTAATGCATCGATATCTTCCCATTCTCTTGCCCAGTTGCAGTGTGTGCATTGTGTTATGTCCACAGATTTTTGTCCCCCTAAAAATTAGGTTACCAAACAGAAATAATCGGTTTTGATTCGGCTTGGTTATTTCAGTTTTTAATGAAAAAATCGGTGGGTCGGTTTGATTGAAAAAAATTGGTTAATTCAATTTTGGGCTATTCGGTTCATTCAATGTACTATATAGGACATCTTCTTTTCAACAGTGACACATTCTCATACACAATCCCGGTCTGTTACAATGCTCATGGACAATTTAGTTCTCATTCTGATTTTTAGAAACACAGACAATGCAGAAATGCCAACCAATACAACCCAAACAACTTTTCACATTATAAGAGGCcattaaatgaaatatttaagcCAAATTTCCTTCTAGCAAAAAACTTTTTCAACCTAGCTCCCAAGAATAACATTAACATCCTCACAACCATTATTCAGAGGAAGTGCTTAAAATAACCAAGGCAGATATGTTCCTGTCTTATGTCTGATGATCTTTTATTAGAATATTTCCAGATGGAGAATTTCAAATGccaaaaaaatttctaaaaagtttaaaaatttcaaacaacCGTAGGTTTCGATCGTGCTGTGACACGCGAAAGAATATAAAAGGTCCagattattttttgaaataacTTCCATATACTTTTTTTCTCTTGAAATGGTTAATTTTATTAGCTGGGGCTTACTCTTTGCATCCTGCCGCAATAACAACATAAGGGATTTATGTACCGCATCACGCTCCACATTATCTCCTACAATCACCAAAATGTTTAATCAAACAAAAGAACAAACAAAACTGCAAAGATGCAAACAGACATCAAAAGCTAATATACCAGCTATAAGAAGTTGACCAAGTATGTCAACAATTTTTGCCAGATGTTCAGGTGTATCCTTGCAGAAAAAAGGAAGCCCTCGGATTGCTTGAACTCGAACCTTCAGCAATAAAGAAATGAAGATACAGTAATTGTTCCAAAGGGAATAGGTTCGGTAGATATTCAATCCCATTTAATCATATTTCTTATTAAATACAAATCGCTACTTTTTTGTTTCATACATATTACATTATCCTTGAATTGTGATGTTAATGAATCAAATTTAACTTCATATGACGAGATTAGGCATCCAAATTAGgatttcaattttctttttcataGGATCAATTGGAAGAATGAGACATTCTTCCGTTTACcatcaaaattattaatatattctGTTTCTTACCAAAAAGTTAATTTGCAAAAGTTGTGCTCTAtttagaaaaaataataatgataaaacAACAATCTTTACGATAAATCACAATATCCTCACTAAATATCATGTCCGAGTTTTTTTCCATAGAACTAACACAATATAATACTTATTTGAAAGTAAATGCTTACCCCATAGAACTAATCTTTCAAAAAGCCAATAGCATGAGCAGAAATAATGTCGACTCTACCAGTCTTAAGTGCGAAAAATGAAAAAGCGATCTTCGGAGAGAAATACGTAAATTGATAGTCTATGCTTACCCCTAGCTCCTCATCTTCGCACAGATACAAATGCTGGTCAAGAGCTTGCTCCGAGAGGTCCGGGAAGAATTTGAAAAACTTTGGTATCATCTGTGCCGCCAATTGCTTTGCCTTGACACTTCCATTCGCGGCCGCTATTATTCCCTCGTAATCCACCTTATTCTGCTCCCGAAAAAGCAAAGAGGAGGCATTTGTTAACAGGAACCCAAAATCAGAACCCCAAAATCTTACAGATAACAGAGATAAAAGGTCGACTAACTAGGGACTTGTCTTTGGCTTCGTTGAGTTTTTCGCAGTACTCATAAAGCTTCTCGATTTCTCCAGAATCCTCCGTCATGATTGGATTTGATTGTGAGAGTCAATTTTAGTGGGGAGGATGAGGATTAGGGTTTAAGCAACGTGCGGGAAAACAGACTGGAAGAGATGTTACTTCCTTTTTTAAAATCACAATAGCATCCATGGTAACAAATATATTTCCTGttagataaaaacttgtgtgaaacggtgtCATGactcgtattttatgagacggatttcttatttgagtcatccatgaacaactattattttttatgctaagagtattactttttattgtgaatattagtaaggttgacatgtctcacagataaatatttgcTAAGATCGTCTAACAAGAAACATACTCTTCTCTCGAATATTTGTTGCCCACCATGTCATCaatcaaatttcaccattactcaaatatttcatattttaCAACAAAATATTTAACTGTCTcacttttattttattaatatcttttttcatttaataaaatctctatattttttcaataaatttatctatagtaattaaaaaaattatccatTTAGAGGGTTTCCTAAAGATATATTACTTGTATATGTCAAAAATTCATGTATTTGCCTTCATCTCTAAAAACTCCCTGTCAACATTTTTGAATTATTAACTGTTAGTAATATCAAATTTTGAGAATTTGCATCATTGTTGTATATTTTGTATCTCACGCACGCATTGATTTTTGTGAACGTTTTTGTTTTTAACGAGGATAAATGTCTAAAatgattgaaatattattattgtGTTGTGATTCTTGCAAGTTGAAGTCTAAGGTCATCTCCAACCCATTACTCTATCTTAGTGTCGCACTAACTTTAAAATAGTGTAATTCTTAcaccaaatataaaattaatctCCAATCCATCAACTCTAAACTCTACATTAAAAGAATATTCTCGGAATATTTCTATTATTTATtaacaacaaataatttatttcacaaaatatttataaacacaataattaaaatatcactAATATCTAAAATCATTTCtatattaaaattcattatatatattaatgaattaaaatattaattaaatatatttttataattactttaaattttaatatttaatattaattttaaatacttaaactTAAACTTATTACTTAATTAAATGTAATTAACTAATCattcaaaaaaattacaatcacacatataaatattttgaaCATAAATTACTAACATACAACCAATATTCAAATGATGCTTATAAAATGACAGACAAATATCCAACTTTTAATTAACGGAATTACTATATAAATCCCATAAATGGTCGATTAGTGCATCTCGTAGTGCGAAGTGAGCTTCTCTGTCCCTTATTTTTTTATACCGAGCAAGAAATTCTTGAAATCTTATATTTTGATCCGTAACCATTTCCACATTTGGAGTTGGTGCTTCCAACGCATCTTCGATTGGTGTATCCAAGTCACGTTCATCTTCGATAATCATATTGTGCATTATAATGCATGCAGTCATTATATCTTGCAAGTGTTTCTTCTGCCAAGCACGTGCTGGAGATGCTACAATTGCAAATCGTGATTGAAGTACTCCAAATGCGCGTTCGACATCTTTCCTACATGACTCTTGTTTCattgcaaaatattttttttgggaCCGCGTGGATCATGAATTGTTTGCACAAGAGTTGACCATTTAAGATATATACCATCGGCTAAGTAATATCCTTGATGATACTCTTTTCCACCAATAAAGTAATTTGCTGGAGGAGCGATACCTTGCGCAAGATTTGAAAAAAGATTGGATGCCTCGAGAACATTGATGTCATTGTTAGACCCTGGCATACCAAAAAATGCATGTCATATCACAAGATCATAATCAGCAACCGCTTCCAAAATAATGGTCGGAGAACCACTACGACCCGCGTATTGTCCTGCCCATGCTGTTGGGCAATTTTTCCATCTCCAATGCATACAGTCCAAGCTTCCCAACATTCTAGGAAATCCACATTTTTCACCAATATGTAGTAGTCTATCAATATCAATGGAGGTAGTTGACCTTAGATATTGCTCTGCAAACACCTCTACAATATCCCGACAAAAACGTTGAAGGCATTGAATTGTAGTTGATTCTCCCATCTTAATATATTCATCAGCAGCATCCGTTGGTGTACCGTATGCCAACATCCGCATTGCAtcagtaatttttttattagtagAGAGTCTCAGTCGACCAAGACCAATCTACTCGTTGTATGAAATAACGATCATGATTCTTTACAGCTTCAACAATACGAAAAAAAATGCCTCGTGACATTCGAAAACGTCTTCAAAACATTGCTTCATTGTATCTTGGATTATCAGCAAAATGATCGTTGAAAAGATTATGATCCGCCAATTCTCGATCACGCGGAAGTACGATATGACCAGGAATCGACCCTCCATGTTTGACTTCAACTTCATGTTGCTCAGCATATGAAGCCGCTAAAATTGTGTTATTGGTTGCTAGACTCCCCAATAAATTTTCTGTTTCGTTGATGGACTCAAATTGATCTTGAACATGTGAATCAAATTCATCAGATGAGCTAGATGATactgaattaaaaaaaatgaaaatttggaTAATTCATGATGTATATTGATAGTTGGAAATTTTGAAGTACGAGTTGGATAACTTCatatgattgatattatatAACAAAACCAAATCTATTCACATTATCTTTATCATCTATCCAAAAATTTTGAACCGATTTATATACCGTCAGATTAGATTTCATTTAATCCGAACCATAGGATCTTTAACATTTATCCAAAAAAATCTGATCTGATTTATTCACCGTCGGATTAGATTTCATTTAATCAAAACTATAAGATCTTTATTTATCATTTATAAAACTTATCGTAttttgaattatatatatata contains:
- the LOC140830051 gene encoding uncharacterized protein is translated as MRMLAYGTPTDAADEYIKMGESTTIQCLQRFCRDIVEVFAEQYLRSTTSIDIDRLLHIGEKCGFPRMLGSLDCMHWRWKNCPTAWAGQYAGRSGSPTIILEAVADYDLVI
- the LOC140829754 gene encoding uncharacterized protein → MKQESCRKDVERAFGVLQSRFAIVASPARAWQKKHLQDIMTACIIMHNMIIEDERDLDTPIEDALEAPTPNVEMVTDQNIRFQEFLARYKKIRDREAHFALRDALIDHLWDLYSNSVN